In Nitrospinota bacterium, the following proteins share a genomic window:
- a CDS encoding IS110 family transposase, producing AGKPKKVALIAVMRKLLHIAYGILKNKTAFNPKLHMKTA from the coding sequence GGCGGGAAAACCGAAAAAAGTGGCCCTTATCGCCGTCATGCGGAAACTGCTGCACATCGCCTACGGCATACTTAAAAACAAAACCGCCTTTAACCCGAAATTGCACATGAAAACCGCTTGA